A single genomic interval of Anopheles marshallii chromosome 2, idAnoMarsDA_429_01, whole genome shotgun sequence harbors:
- the LOC128709099 gene encoding pickpocket protein 28-like: protein METVDKIILQQTSPNSKDIASRTTHQTEHDDGILKDYLRNSSFPIVRYLLGSNLRVTLKVFWLVVVVCLTGLFGFTVVVNYERLKDPSNVYLTEAEKALPMWSVPFPAVTLCPRKGRCVSEQLQLEQFCVMVCWQDVCTNECDRLMDAVRTERGVCYTFNAVAGEQIFKTNNLVNVKELSNASRPTENWDFLRGLQIITSVLVKQYPRAAQDMSGRYRLKITVSNEQNETLSDCSNPSLEAFVHSPIDFPFKLINPTAIPFSAVVQLRVFPKLVRSQRYLRYFTSSTSGCISQVQNPLKLFSIYTQSNCEMECHTEYFLTKRGCVLDHMPRSHVMNLCNSTTNYRPYDVLDKIVSGQLREQNIPRSQFFRRLCNCLPACVDFRYRAEPSSYTVAVEPWSMESNSTESLNSQLVVELAEDHFYPLVRSVRYSVLDFVGDFGGLIALFLGSSIVSLVEVFFFCFLKPAVVR from the exons ATGGAAACGGTGGACAAGATTATACTGCAACAAACGAGCCCCAATTCCAAAGATATTGCTAGTCGAACCACCCACCAAACGGAGCATGACGATGGAATTCTTAAGGACTATCTACGTAACAGCTCGTTTCCGATTGTGCGGTACTTGTTGGGATCGAATTTGCGTGTTACGCTGAAAGTGTTCTGGCTCgttgtggtggtgtgtttgacGGGACTTTTCGGCTTCACCGTGGTGGTCAACTACGAACGACTTAAAGATCCTTCCAACGTGTACCTTACGGAGGCGGAAAAGGCACTACCCATGTGGAGTGTACCATTCCCTGCGGTTACTCTGTGTCCCCGGAAGGGTAGATGCGTCAGTGAGCAGTTGCAATTGGAACAGTTTTGTGTGATGGTTTGTTGGCAGGATGTGTGCACAAACGAGTGCGACAGGTTGATGGACGCTGTGCGTACGGAGCGAGGCGTTTGCTACACGTTCAACGCAGTTGCTGGAGAGCAAATTTTCAAGACAAATAA CTTGGTCAACGTGAAGGAACTCTCGAATGCATCCAGACCGACCGAAAACTGGGACTTTCTTCGCGGATTACAAATCATCACTAGTGTGCTGGTGAAACAGTATCCCCGGGCGGCCCAGGACATGTCCGGTCGCTATCGATTAAAGATCACCGTCTCCaacgaacaaaatgaaacactttCCGACTGTTCGAACCCATCGTTAGAAGCTTTCGTTCACTCACCGATCGATTTCCCGTTCAAGCTAATAAACCCTACGGCAATTCCATTCAGCGCCGTAGTACAACTTCGTGTCTTTCCAAAACTTGTGCGATCACAGCGCTATCTAAGATACTTTACCTCGTCTACTTCGGGCTGTATATCGCAGGTGCAAAATCCACTCAAACTGTTTTCCATCTACACGCAAAGCAACTGTGAGATGGAGTGCCACACAGAATACTTCCTCACTAAAAGAGGATGTGTACTCGATCATATGCCCCGAAGTCACGTAATGAATCTCTGCAACAGTACCACCAACTATCGGCCATACGATGTGCTGGATAAGATCGTTTCCGGTCAGCTGCGGGAACAAAATATCCCCAGGTCACAGTTCTTCCGGCGGTTGTGTAATTGTTTGCCCGCGTGTGTTGACTTTCGGTACAGAGCGGAACCTAGTTCGTATACGGTTGCTGTGGAACCGTGGTCGATGGAGTCGAACAGTACGGAAAGTTTGAACTCAcagttggtggtggaattggCCGAAGATCATTTCTATCCTCTTGTTCGCAGCGTTCGGTACAGTGTGCTAGACTTTGTGGGCGATTTCGGTGGACTAATAGCGTTGTTTTTAGGTAGTTCGATTGTATCGCTAGTAgaagtgttctttttttgtttcctcaaACCAGCAGTTGTGAGATAG